The following proteins come from a genomic window of Chryseobacterium glaciei:
- a CDS encoding YqaE/Pmp3 family membrane protein: MLLAILLPFLSFIVRGKVLTGIICLVLQITLIGWIPAAAWAVLSLNNERAEGRNDKLIKAMRNNQK, from the coding sequence ATGTTACTAGCTATTTTATTACCCTTTTTATCTTTTATCGTTCGTGGAAAAGTTTTAACAGGAATCATCTGTTTAGTTTTACAAATTACTTTAATCGGTTGGATTCCGGCTGCAGCTTGGGCAGTTCTATCATTAAATAACGAAAGAGCAGAAGGAAGAAATGATAAATTGATTAAGGCCATGCGAAATAATCAAAAATAA